A window from Micromonospora terminaliae encodes these proteins:
- a CDS encoding YifB family Mg chelatase-like AAA ATPase, which yields MSYAKVLCVGLVGMAGHVVEVEADLAPGLPGMVISGLPDTALHEARDRVRAAIVNSGQKWPNRRITLNLLPATLPKYGSAFDLAIAVAVLGGSGELPLLPLDATVVLGELGLDGTVRPVRGVLPMVAAAARAGLVQVVVPAANAAEAAVIPGVRVRAVDTLHRLVAFVRDGAPLLTPPADTPAPVTGGPDLAEVAGQRLGRRALEVAAAGGHHLALLGPPGAGKTMLAERLPSVLPELDDDAALEVTALHSIAGLLPPGGRLLRRPPFQAPHHTATVPALVGGGSGLARPGAVSLAHRGVLFLDEAAEFSKGALEALRQPLENGRVQVARAQGSTEYPARTQLVLAANPCPCAKPSGDADCECTPLARRRYLGRLSGPLLDRVDVQVRLPPVRAAELLQTGTPHECSATVAARVAAARRAAAERWATTGRRLNAEIPGPHLRQHPWRLPARDTRELRRRLDTGSLSARGFDRVVRLAWTIADLDGRDRPDGGDIAEAIQLRTGEGA from the coding sequence ATGAGCTACGCCAAGGTGCTCTGCGTCGGCCTCGTGGGGATGGCCGGGCACGTGGTGGAGGTCGAGGCCGACCTGGCGCCCGGGTTGCCCGGCATGGTGATCTCCGGGCTGCCCGACACCGCGCTGCACGAGGCCCGGGACCGGGTCCGCGCGGCCATCGTCAACTCCGGGCAGAAGTGGCCGAACCGCCGCATCACCCTCAACCTGCTGCCCGCCACCCTGCCGAAATACGGCTCCGCCTTCGACCTGGCCATCGCCGTGGCGGTGCTCGGCGGCTCGGGCGAGCTGCCGCTCCTGCCGCTGGACGCCACGGTGGTCCTCGGCGAGCTGGGCCTCGACGGCACGGTCCGACCGGTGCGTGGCGTGCTGCCCATGGTGGCCGCCGCGGCCCGGGCCGGGCTCGTCCAGGTCGTGGTGCCGGCCGCCAACGCCGCCGAGGCGGCGGTGATCCCCGGCGTCCGCGTACGCGCCGTCGACACCCTGCACCGGCTGGTCGCCTTCGTCCGGGACGGCGCGCCCCTGCTCACCCCGCCGGCCGACACGCCGGCTCCCGTCACCGGCGGGCCGGATCTGGCCGAGGTGGCCGGGCAGCGGCTCGGCCGCCGGGCACTGGAGGTGGCGGCCGCCGGCGGGCACCACCTGGCGCTGCTCGGCCCGCCCGGCGCCGGCAAGACCATGCTCGCCGAGCGGCTGCCGTCGGTCCTGCCGGAACTCGACGACGACGCCGCCCTGGAGGTCACCGCCCTGCACTCGATCGCCGGGCTGCTGCCGCCCGGTGGCCGGCTGCTCCGCCGGCCCCCGTTCCAGGCGCCGCACCACACCGCCACGGTTCCCGCGCTGGTCGGCGGCGGGTCCGGGCTGGCCCGGCCTGGGGCGGTGTCGCTGGCTCACCGGGGCGTGCTCTTCCTCGACGAGGCCGCCGAGTTCAGCAAGGGCGCGCTGGAGGCGCTGCGCCAGCCGCTGGAGAACGGCCGGGTCCAGGTCGCCCGGGCCCAGGGCTCGACCGAGTACCCGGCGCGGACGCAACTCGTGCTGGCCGCCAATCCGTGTCCCTGCGCGAAGCCGTCGGGCGACGCCGACTGCGAGTGCACTCCGCTGGCCCGCCGGCGCTACCTGGGCCGGCTCTCCGGTCCGCTGCTCGACCGGGTCGACGTTCAGGTGCGGCTGCCCCCGGTGCGTGCGGCGGAGCTGCTGCAGACCGGCACCCCCCACGAGTGCTCCGCGACGGTCGCGGCCCGGGTCGCCGCGGCCCGTCGGGCCGCCGCCGAGCGATGGGCCACGACCGGCCGGCGGCTCAACGCCGAGATCCCCGGCCCGCACCTGCGCCAGCACCCGTGGCGCCTGCCGGCGCGGGACACCCGGGAGCTCCGCAGGAGGCTCGACACCGGATCGCTCTCGGCGCGTGGCTTCGACCGGGTCGTCCGGCTCGCCTGGACGATCGCGGACCTGGACGGGCGGGACCGCCCCGACGGCGGGGACATCGCGGAGGCCATCCAACTGAGGACGGGAGAGGGCGCGTGA
- a CDS encoding DNA-processing protein DprA, with the protein MDDRGPGRAGPPRRRGHRGGHPTEDGRGRVTGTEERLLARVALTWLTEPGTWSVHRLVDQLGPVAALDLLLAGGAPDAALRAAVAARSAAGAAREVAEQALRRTERLGARVVTPEDEEWPAQVADLRALRLSGTGRRVDLETAPPLCFWVRGAPPLGEALARSVAVVGARAATPYGTHVATELGYGLADRDWTVVSGGAFGIDSAAHRGALTAGGLTVAVLACGVDRPYPMGNAALFDRIAEAGLLVSEWMPGAEPLRPRFLIRNRVIAAATAGTVLVEAAARSGATQTLNRAIGVGRPGMVVPGPVTSAMSVGAHEALREHHKARLVTGTAHVLEEVGRIGYDLAPPARAPEQPRDRLDDEAAQVLEALPRRKAIGVEQVAARAGVDLRTAMRKLSMLEELAMVVRRDDGYALAPPPERGAAGDRAPTGVSPSPLVGPPY; encoded by the coding sequence CTGGACGATCGCGGACCTGGACGGGCGGGACCGCCCCGACGGCGGGGACATCGCGGAGGCCATCCAACTGAGGACGGGAGAGGGCGCGTGACCGGCACGGAGGAACGCCTGCTGGCGCGGGTGGCGTTGACCTGGCTGACCGAGCCCGGCACCTGGTCGGTGCATCGACTGGTCGACCAGCTCGGCCCGGTCGCCGCGCTCGATCTGCTCCTGGCCGGTGGCGCGCCGGACGCGGCGCTGCGGGCGGCCGTGGCGGCCCGCTCCGCCGCCGGTGCGGCGCGGGAGGTGGCCGAGCAGGCGCTGCGCCGCACCGAGCGGCTCGGCGCGCGGGTGGTCACCCCCGAGGACGAGGAGTGGCCGGCCCAGGTCGCCGACCTGCGCGCGCTGCGGCTGTCGGGGACCGGCCGCCGGGTCGACCTGGAGACCGCTCCGCCGCTCTGCTTCTGGGTACGCGGGGCGCCACCGCTGGGCGAGGCGCTGGCCCGATCGGTGGCGGTGGTCGGCGCCCGGGCGGCCACGCCCTACGGCACGCACGTCGCCACCGAGCTGGGCTACGGGCTGGCCGACCGGGACTGGACGGTGGTCTCCGGCGGGGCGTTCGGCATCGACTCCGCGGCGCACCGGGGCGCGCTGACCGCCGGCGGGCTCACGGTCGCCGTGCTGGCCTGCGGGGTCGACCGCCCGTACCCCATGGGCAACGCCGCGCTGTTCGACCGGATCGCCGAGGCGGGCCTCCTGGTGAGCGAGTGGATGCCGGGCGCGGAGCCGCTGCGGCCCCGGTTCCTCATCCGCAACCGGGTGATCGCCGCGGCGACGGCGGGCACCGTGCTGGTGGAGGCGGCGGCCCGCAGCGGCGCCACCCAGACCCTCAACCGGGCGATCGGCGTCGGCCGGCCGGGGATGGTGGTGCCGGGGCCGGTCACGTCGGCCATGTCGGTGGGCGCGCACGAGGCGCTGCGCGAGCACCACAAGGCACGGCTCGTGACCGGCACCGCCCACGTGCTGGAGGAGGTGGGGCGGATCGGGTACGACCTGGCGCCACCCGCCCGCGCGCCGGAGCAGCCGCGCGACCGGCTCGACGACGAGGCGGCCCAGGTGCTGGAGGCGCTGCCCCGCCGGAAGGCGATCGGCGTGGAGCAGGTCGCGGCCCGCGCCGGGGTGGACCTGCGCACCGCCATGCGCAAGCTCTCCATGTTGGAGGAGCTGGCCATGGTGGTGCGCCGCGACGACGGCTACGCCCTCGCACCGCCGCCGGAGCGCGGGGCCGCCGGCGACCGGGCGCCGACCGGCGTCAGTCCGAGTCCGTTGGTGGGTCCGCCCTACTGA
- a CDS encoding YraN family protein → MTKRNQAVGAYGERCAVRHLIEAGLRPIARNWRCPEGEIDIIAWDGPVLAFCEVKTRRTEDFGSPAEAVVRAKARRLRGLAARWLAATGTTAEEVRFDVLAVRLPVAGPARVEHVRGAF, encoded by the coding sequence ATGACGAAGCGGAACCAGGCCGTCGGGGCGTACGGCGAACGGTGCGCGGTGCGGCACCTCATCGAGGCGGGGCTGCGCCCGATCGCCCGGAACTGGCGGTGCCCCGAGGGGGAGATCGACATCATCGCCTGGGACGGGCCGGTGCTCGCCTTCTGCGAGGTGAAGACCCGGCGCACGGAGGACTTCGGCAGTCCGGCCGAGGCGGTGGTGCGGGCCAAGGCGCGCCGGCTGCGCGGGCTGGCCGCCCGCTGGCTCGCCGCGACGGGCACGACCGCCGAGGAGGTCCGCTTCGACGTCCTGGCGGTCCGGCTCCCGGTCGCCGGGCCGGCCCGGGTCGAGCACGTGAGAGGCGCGTTCTGA